The nucleotide sequence TATTTTTAAGATAAGTCAAAGCTTAGGGGTAAAATAATACAATCTGAGTAGGTAAGTGCCTTTTCGTCCGTTTTCTGTTATCAACCGCACATGTCGTGCTAAGCCTCCGCACGTCTGGTATTAAGCCTCCGCACGAAGCGTGTTGGGCATATGCACAAGCATAGAAGATGACATAAGTGATTGCTGAAGTGTATAAGTAATGTTGTAAGTTACGAATGATTGGCTGTGTAATGAAGGTTTATGAAGTCGACCAATCATTTTCTTTGCTGAAAGCTATTTGTGTTCAGTAGGTGTTATGGCTTAATAAAGTCGTTGGATATCATTTAAAATCTCTTCAGGTACGAGTTTACTTATATCTTCGCCTTGCTCTACTCGTTGGCGGACGTCGGTGCTACTGACATCGATGAGTGGGGTTTGGAGTAGGCTAACGTTTGTGGGGAGGGTAGATTTATCTATTTCTTGACCACGTCGTGGATAAACAACGATCTTGTAATTAGAAAGGATGTCTTCTGCATGATACCATCGGTCGAAAGCTGCCCAGTTGTCTCCACCAACGAGAAGGGTGAAGCGATGAGTAGGGTAGTTATGGCTGAGATGTTGTAGCGTGTTCCAAGTATAAGAAGGCTTCGGAAGTTGGAACTCATAGTCTGAAGCCCTGAAATGTGGGTTGTCGGCTATTGCTTTGCGCACTAATTCTAATCGAAGGTGGTCAGCTAAGAGCTGCTGATTTACTTTGAATGGGTTTTGAGGTGACACAAAAAACCATACCTCGTTTAAGTTTTCTTTCTCAAGGAAAGCCTTTGCAAGGGCAATATGTCCGTTATGGATAGGGTTGAAAGAACCTCCAAAGATGCCAATGGAAGCCTCCCCCAACCCCTCCGAAGGGAGGGGAGTGCTAATAGTGGTGAAATGAGATGATGGTTTCATGACGGTGTTTTGAGGCTTTAACTGTTCTGTTATGGGCTGATGGCTACAGTATATTATATGTCAGAACAACTATGGAGGATCTAAACTATATAACAAATACTCCCTTCTTATTCTTCTTGTTGGATTGAGGCTCCCCTCCCTTCGGAGGGGTTGGGGGAGGCTTCTTTATCTTTCTAAAAATGCCTTCACTACCTTATAAGTCTCTTGCTTTGCTTTCTCAAGGTCGTCATTGACGATAATCTTGTCGAACTTCTCTGCAAAGGTGAGTTCTTCTGAAGCCTTGGCAAGGCGGCTTTCAATTGCCTCCGCACTGTCTGTTTGTCTGCCAACAAGGCGGCGACGGAGTTCTTCTACTGATGGGGGCTGGATGAAAAGACTTAAAGCACGGTCACCATAATACTTTTTGATGTTGCAGCCTCCTTTCACATCCACATCAAAAATAACGTTCTGTCCTGCTGCTGACTGGCTCTCTACCTGTGCTTTCAATGTGCCATAGTAACGGTTCTCATAAACCTCTTCATACTCAAGAAACTCACCTTTTGCAATCTTCTCCTTAAACTGTTCAGGTGAAAGGAAGATATATTCTACACCATTCTGCTCTGTACCGCGTGGCGCACGAGTAGTACAACTTATAGAGAAAGCCAACTTTAATTCTGGATGTTCCTGCATCAACCACTGTACGATGGTACTTTTACCAGAGCCAGAAGGTGCGGAGAGGATGAGTAACCTCCCCCCACCCCTCCGAAGGAGGGGAGTGCCTAACGGACAGTCGTGGGACGTGTTAGGAACCGATGTGATGTTAGAAGTGTCTTCCTGTATCTTAGCTGCTGGTGTTATATTAGCAGATTGGTTTTCAGATGAAAGCTTGTTCATAGCTGTTTTTATTTTGTTTAATACTTTATCGAGATTTTGAAGGACTTCCTCGTTAGAGAACCTTATGATATGAAAGCCAAAATGTTGAAGGTAAGCATCTCGTTCTCTATCGCTTAATTGCTGTTCTTCTGCGAGGTGATAATCTCCGTCAACTTCTATTATAAGATTTAATGAAAGACATACGAAGTCAGGGATATAATCATAGACAGGATGTTGTCGGCGAAAACGTACACCTAATTGTTTTCCTCTCAAGTGCTCCCACAAAAGTTCTTCTGCTTTAGTAGGATGCTTCCTGTTATATTTTGCATTTTGACAAAGTAGCTGATAGGTAGAAGTGTCATTCGTATGATAATGAAGGCTTCCGAAATAACGATGTCCCTTATCTTCTTTCTCCATAGCGTCAACTTAATAAGTTTGCAGGTCTTTTATAATTATGAAAGAAACTTTTTGTTATGAGTATCGGTACTATCTACTGTTATCATAATGGAGTTTTGTCCTTGTTAATGTTTTATTTATAATTTCTGCAAACTATACCCCGTTAGGTACTCCCCTCCTTCGGAGGGGTTGGGGGAGGTCCTTACAACGCATTCAAAACCTGTTCCTTAATCTGCTCCAACTCGTCTTTCATCTTAACGACGATGTTCTGCATCTCTGCTTGATTGCTCTTAGAACCAGTAGTATTGATTTCACGTCCCATTTCTTGAGCGATGAAACCGAGCTTTTTGCCAACCCCGTGACCATTTTCTTTCATTGTCTCTTTGAAGTATTTGAGGTGATTGGTCAGTCGTTGTTTCTCCTCATTGATGTCAAGTTTCTCGATGTAATATATCAGTTCCTGCTCAAGGCGGTTCTTGTCATAGTCGACCTCAGGAATTAGTTTGAGACCATCAATGATTCTTTCTCT is from Prevotella melaninogenica and encodes:
- the nadD gene encoding nicotinate (nicotinamide) nucleotide adenylyltransferase; this encodes MKPSSHFTTISTPLPSEGLGEASIGIFGGSFNPIHNGHIALAKAFLEKENLNEVWFFVSPQNPFKVNQQLLADHLRLELVRKAIADNPHFRASDYEFQLPKPSYTWNTLQHLSHNYPTHRFTLLVGGDNWAAFDRWYHAEDILSNYKIVVYPRRGQEIDKSTLPTNVSLLQTPLIDVSSTDVRQRVEQGEDISKLVPEEILNDIQRLY
- the gmk gene encoding guanylate kinase produces the protein MEKEDKGHRYFGSLHYHTNDTSTYQLLCQNAKYNRKHPTKAEELLWEHLRGKQLGVRFRRQHPVYDYIPDFVCLSLNLIIEVDGDYHLAEEQQLSDRERDAYLQHFGFHIIRFSNEEVLQNLDKVLNKIKTAMNKLSSENQSANITPAAKIQEDTSNITSVPNTSHDCPLGTPLLRRGGGRLLILSAPSGSGKSTIVQWLMQEHPELKLAFSISCTTRAPRGTEQNGVEYIFLSPEQFKEKIAKGEFLEYEEVYENRYYGTLKAQVESQSAAGQNVIFDVDVKGGCNIKKYYGDRALSLFIQPPSVEELRRRLVGRQTDSAEAIESRLAKASEELTFAEKFDKIIVNDDLEKAKQETYKVVKAFLER